In Deltaproteobacteria bacterium, one DNA window encodes the following:
- a CDS encoding alpha/beta hydrolase, with protein sequence MDIPAEVARVHDDWGRRGRFVTLPEGFRIFAVQEGRGPDLVLLHGFPSSSHDFAAALPYLTRRFRVTTWDHLGFGFSDKPAGATSYSLLDQGRRAGEIARALGIKSARVAGHDMGLTIAVEMLCRQEAALLGFSIEELALCNGSHLVELAHLTPFQQVIMTAEGAAAFALSFDPEQFAQGFRFLWADPLRTPAVDLRAIAYWLQSHGGLDILGRIARYNLERTQYAERWRPILARTPVPIRVIWGDQDPIAVLEIGRRLAEMSGGPLTVLEGIGHYPQMEAPEEWAAALTHDWV encoded by the coding sequence ATGGACATTCCAGCTGAAGTTGCGCGGGTACACGATGATTGGGGGCGGCGGGGCCGCTTTGTGACGCTGCCGGAGGGCTTTCGCATCTTCGCGGTGCAGGAGGGGCGGGGACCGGACCTGGTGCTGTTGCACGGGTTTCCCTCGAGCAGCCACGACTTCGCGGCTGCCTTGCCGTATCTCACCCGGCGCTTTCGCGTCACCACTTGGGATCATCTAGGCTTCGGCTTCTCCGACAAACCGGCCGGGGCAACCTCGTACTCGCTGCTCGATCAGGGGCGGCGTGCCGGCGAGATAGCGCGCGCGCTCGGTATCAAGAGCGCACGCGTGGCCGGACACGACATGGGGTTGACCATCGCCGTTGAGATGCTGTGCCGGCAGGAGGCGGCACTGCTCGGGTTCAGCATCGAGGAGCTGGCGTTGTGCAACGGCAGTCACCTGGTTGAGTTGGCACACCTAACGCCCTTTCAGCAGGTGATCATGACCGCGGAGGGGGCGGCGGCCTTTGCCCTGAGCTTCGATCCCGAGCAGTTCGCCCAGGGCTTTCGCTTCCTGTGGGCGGACCCGTTGCGCACGCCGGCCGTCGACCTGCGGGCCATCGCCTATTGGCTGCAAAGCCACGGCGGCCTCGACATCTTGGGGCGGATCGCGCGCTACAACCTCGAGCGCACGCAGTACGCCGAGCGCTGGCGGCCGATCTTGGCGCGTACGCCGGTACCGATCCGTGTCATCTGGGGCGATCAGGACCCGATCGCGGTGTTGGAGATCGGCCGGCGGTTGGCTGAGATGTCCGGCGGGCCACTGACGGTGCTCGAAGGCATCGGCCACTACCCACAGATGGAAGCGCCGGAAGAGTGGGCCGCAGCGCTCACGCACGACTGGGTCTGA